In one window of Episyrphus balteatus chromosome 3, idEpiBalt1.1, whole genome shotgun sequence DNA:
- the LOC129916871 gene encoding pupal cuticle protein C1B-like — MAFKVIIALVFFAATVTKAIHLHAPLGYSYATPLTYAGSAIGSTQENVVRSFGGTVSQYSKAVDTPFSSVRKSDTRINNNVYTPALATKTISYAAPAPVYAHPVAPAVYAHAAPVLAKAAIAYSPAATVAHVTFDGFGAHYVY, encoded by the coding sequence atggcattcaaaGTAATTATCGCTCTTGTTTTCTTCGCTGCTACTGTTACAAAAGCAATTCATCTCCATGCTCCATTGGGCTACTCTTACGCTACACCATTGACTTATGCTGGATCAGCTATTGGCTCAACTCAGGAAAATGTTGTTCGTTCATTTGGTGGCACTGTCTCTCAATACTCAAAAGCTGTAGATACACCATTTTCGAGCGTTCGCAAGTCTGATACTCGCATCAACAACAATGTTTATACACCAGCTTTGGCTACCAAAACTATTTCTTATGCTGCACCAGCACCTGTCTATGCTCATCCAGTCGCTCCAGCTGTATATGCTCATGCTGCACCAGTTTTAGCTAAGGCAGCTATTGCTTATTCACCAGCTGCAACTGTTGCTCATGTGACTTTTGATGGATTCGGAGCACATTATGTGTACTAA